One genomic window of Sebaldella sp. S0638 includes the following:
- a CDS encoding nicotinate phosphoribosyltransferase has protein sequence MNDFLRVMNSDRYQYTESNVFIEEKMEDKIATFDMFFRKVEGNGFAVVSGISDVLELIDIINNTDEKTKREYLSRVIQEEDLVDYLANMKFTGSISGLRDGEIAYPNEPVLTITAPLIQAKILETPLLNILNHQMAVATKTSRVTRAAKGIPVSAFGSRRAHGFDSAVKGSKASYIAGCGSHSNLVTEYLYGIKSIGTMAHSYVQSFGVGEEAEYIAFDKFIKHNKDEKHTLILLIDTYNTLEMGLKNAIKAFQANGIDDTYEGSYGVRLDSGDLAYLSKKCRAALDKAGLFKAKIALTNSLDEYLIRSLLDQGVEADLFGVGDSIAVSKDNPCFGGVYKIVEIDGERLIKLSNDIVKISNPGKKEIYRLFENGKAVADLIVLKDKDSDTKKILKKKELVIVDENNRFNSYKFKENEYDFEKITKDFIVDGEKTEDFAALTDIEKSKQHYEKRLTELLKGHKRLDNPHTYMVDLSMDLYHLKSSLIKKIKGQMQKLD, from the coding sequence ATGAATGATTTTTTGAGAGTAATGAATTCAGATAGATATCAGTATACTGAAAGTAATGTATTTATCGAAGAAAAAATGGAAGACAAAATCGCAACATTTGATATGTTTTTCAGAAAAGTGGAAGGGAATGGGTTTGCAGTGGTTTCAGGGATATCAGATGTTTTGGAACTGATAGATATCATTAATAACACTGATGAAAAGACAAAAAGAGAATATCTGAGCAGGGTAATCCAAGAGGAAGATCTTGTCGATTATCTCGCAAACATGAAATTTACCGGATCGATAAGCGGATTGCGCGACGGGGAAATAGCTTACCCGAATGAACCGGTACTTACAATAACAGCCCCCCTTATACAGGCAAAAATTCTGGAAACACCCCTTTTGAACATTTTGAATCATCAGATGGCTGTGGCTACGAAAACATCAAGAGTAACAAGGGCAGCAAAAGGAATACCTGTGTCAGCTTTCGGGAGCAGAAGAGCTCACGGGTTTGACAGTGCGGTAAAAGGTTCGAAAGCATCATATATAGCAGGCTGCGGTTCACATTCCAATCTTGTGACTGAATATTTATACGGAATAAAAAGTATAGGAACAATGGCACATTCATATGTACAGAGTTTTGGTGTAGGTGAAGAAGCTGAGTATATAGCATTTGATAAATTTATAAAACATAATAAAGATGAAAAACATACTCTCATATTACTTATAGATACTTATAATACACTCGAAATGGGACTGAAAAATGCTATAAAGGCTTTTCAGGCTAATGGTATAGACGATACTTACGAAGGATCATACGGTGTCAGACTTGATTCGGGAGATTTGGCTTATCTGTCAAAGAAATGCAGAGCGGCACTGGATAAAGCCGGATTGTTTAAAGCTAAAATAGCTCTTACAAACAGTCTTGACGAATATCTTATAAGATCGCTGCTGGATCAGGGAGTAGAAGCTGACTTATTCGGAGTAGGAGACTCTATTGCCGTTTCAAAAGATAATCCATGCTTCGGCGGAGTTTATAAAATAGTGGAGATAGACGGGGAAAGACTGATAAAGCTGTCAAATGACATAGTAAAAATATCGAATCCCGGAAAAAAGGAAATATACAGACTTTTTGAAAACGGAAAGGCTGTGGCAGACCTTATTGTGTTAAAGGATAAAGATTCTGACACAAAAAAAATACTCAAGAAAAAAGAACTTGTAATAGTAGATGAAAATAACAGGTTTAATTCTTATAAATTCAAAGAAAATGAATACGATTTTGAGAAAATAACAAAAGATTTTATAGTAGACGGGGAAAAAACAGAAGATTTTGCCGCTCTTACAGATATTGAAAAATCAAAACAGCATTATGAAAAAAGACTTACAGAACTTTTGAAAGGGCATAAAAGACTGGATAATCCGCATACGTATATGGTGGATTTATCTATGGATCTTTATCACCTAAAGTCGTCACTTATAAAAAAAATAAAAGGCCAGATGCAAAAACTGGATTAA